A segment of the Candidatus Dadabacteria bacterium genome:
CATAATCGCAACCGTGCTCGGCTACGGATCTTTCAGGATAAACGAAATCGAGAATTTCCTTAAGACAGAGCCCCGGGTGAAAATCGGGATGGTTCAGGCGAATTTTGATTACGCGGAAAAAAACCTCGACAATGAACCGGCCATAACGGAAAAACACAGGGAAATGTCGCGAAGACTTTCGGGGGCAGACCTCGTGATCTGGCCGGAGACATCGGTTCAGTACTGGTTTCCCAAAGACAAATCGTTATACAGAATTGAAGATCAAACAGACATAGTGCCTGCGGGGCACCCGGCGCACTTCCTCATCGGGGGGCTCTCCTTTACCCAGGATCCCATCCTGCTTGAGGACGGCTGGGACGAAGAGGACCACAAAAAATACAACACGGCCTTCCTAGTCGATCCTCAGAGTGATATCCTCGGTCACTACAGCAAGACCCGGCTTTTTCTTCTGGGCGAATATTTCCCTTTGATAAACGAGGAGCTTAAGTTCCTCAAAAGAGTCCTCCCCATGATGGGAGATCTCACCCCGGGAGAAGGCCTCAGAGTGCTTGAGGTTCCGGAAAAGAACATGAGAATAGGACCCCTTATATGCTATGAGGACATAGTGGCGAAGATTTCGAGTGACTACGTGAAAATGGGAGCCAACCTGCTCGTTAACCTCACAAACGACGCTTGGTTCGGAAGGAGTATCGCTCCCTACCAGCACCTGCTCCTCTCAATTCCAAGGGCAGTTGAAACGCGCCGTTACCTAGTAAGATCAACAAACAGCGGCGTAAGCGCGATCGTATCTCCTACAGGAAAGATAGAGGCCCGCACGGGGATATTCACTACGGAAAATCTGGAGGGAGAGGTGGTTCTGATCGATTCGCTTGAAACTCTCTACTCGAGGGTAGGAGACATCTTCGCATGGATAGCCCTTGCGGCGACA
Coding sequences within it:
- the lnt gene encoding apolipoprotein N-acyltransferase, which translates into the protein MKTIRITRPTGNEILAAGSGVLFSASLFSSTLGILGWVCFVPMLLALQGKSASQSLRLGMISGTSMNLVSLYWLVETLNRFGEIPLLPSMAAVFLFCVYSSLQFGIFTWYISRFGLCRRKSVANALMISFAWVVAEFFFPVLFPYGIGVSQGYYPKVIQVVDTLGVNFLGFLMFFANVSVFYLVDDLRRGRKPALAAPAISIAIIATVLGYGSFRINEIENFLKTEPRVKIGMVQANFDYAEKNLDNEPAITEKHREMSRRLSGADLVIWPETSVQYWFPKDKSLYRIEDQTDIVPAGHPAHFLIGGLSFTQDPILLEDGWDEEDHKKYNTAFLVDPQSDILGHYSKTRLFLLGEYFPLINEELKFLKRVLPMMGDLTPGEGLRVLEVPEKNMRIGPLICYEDIVAKISSDYVKMGANLLVNLTNDAWFGRSIAPYQHLLLSIPRAVETRRYLVRSTNSGVSAIVSPTGKIEARTGIFTTENLEGEVVLIDSLETLYSRVGDIFAWIALAATILFVVKSYLGRKYAD